Proteins from a genomic interval of Flammeovirgaceae bacterium SG7u.111:
- a CDS encoding DUF1573 domain-containing protein, producing MKKFVTILGTVMYLLGTVAITNAQEKGKVEFDKLQHSFGDIKEEGGPQEVVFSFKNTGKAPLKITKVQASCGCTTPEWTKELVKPGGEGYVKASYNPKNRPGPFNKSVTVWTNGEPEIVVLRINGKVLPKPKGPEDFYPMAIGNLRFKTTHIVFGDVMNDGVDTASTVVYNAGEKAVTLDLEATKVPGHIEFTSSKLTVAPKETVTLSFKYDATKKNDWGYLFDYFKLMTDDSDRPEKRINVSANIKENFGEITADTKLPKVTFDKIKHDFGSIEEGTKANTSFKLTNNGDAPMIIRKTKASCGCTATRPQKTSLAPGESTTIDVTFNSKSRTGKQRKTITVICNDPKTPQTTLWIEANVEKTTGSQGN from the coding sequence ATGAAAAAGTTTGTAACTATCCTTGGGACAGTAATGTATTTGTTAGGCACTGTAGCTATTACAAATGCACAAGAAAAAGGAAAGGTAGAATTTGATAAGCTTCAACACAGTTTTGGGGATATTAAAGAAGAAGGTGGTCCTCAAGAGGTTGTGTTTAGCTTCAAAAACACTGGTAAAGCGCCTTTGAAAATAACCAAAGTCCAAGCTTCGTGTGGCTGTACTACTCCCGAATGGACTAAAGAATTAGTAAAGCCAGGAGGAGAAGGTTATGTAAAAGCCTCTTATAACCCAAAGAATCGCCCAGGACCTTTCAATAAATCGGTTACGGTATGGACGAATGGCGAGCCTGAGATTGTAGTGTTGAGAATTAATGGTAAGGTATTGCCAAAACCAAAAGGTCCTGAGGATTTCTATCCGATGGCAATTGGTAATTTGCGTTTCAAGACAACTCACATAGTTTTTGGAGATGTGATGAATGATGGCGTTGATACAGCGTCTACTGTTGTGTATAATGCTGGAGAAAAGGCTGTTACTCTTGATTTGGAAGCTACAAAAGTTCCTGGTCATATTGAATTTACTTCTTCAAAACTTACTGTTGCTCCAAAAGAGACAGTAACGTTGAGTTTCAAATACGACGCAACTAAGAAAAATGATTGGGGCTATTTGTTTGATTATTTCAAACTGATGACAGATGATTCAGATCGTCCAGAAAAAAGGATAAATGTAAGCGCAAACATTAAAGAGAATTTTGGGGAGATCACTGCCGATACGAAGTTACCAAAAGTGACTTTCGATAAGATAAAGCATGATTTTGGAAGTATCGAAGAAGGGACTAAGGCCAATACAAGCTTTAAATTGACAAATAATGGTGATGCTCCTATGATTATCAGAAAAACAAAAGCATCATGCGGATGTACGGCTACTCGCCCACAAAAAACCAGTCTTGCTCCAGGAGAATCAACTACTATTGATGTTACATTTAACAGCAAGTCAAGAACTGGAAAGCAAAGGAAAACCATCACGGTAATTTGTAATGATCCTAAAACTCCTCAAACCACTTTATGGATAGAGGCAAATGTAGAAAAGACAACTGGTTCGCAAGGAAACTAA
- a CDS encoding SiaB family protein kinase, producing the protein MDKFYEHFSVKQFRNEIKSNSISMAFQGAFSKDILSLIAINLKKIPNSDFVSKKIFALVVEMAQNVHHYSAKRVYSKELQRDIGIGILTISENDDCYIISSGNYIYQKDGIEIDDRFAKINHLSSDELKELYKKQRKQPQRKDKPGANLGFIDMRRKSGHPLDYMIKKIDENESFFILSVKINKV; encoded by the coding sequence ATGGATAAATTTTATGAGCATTTCAGTGTAAAACAGTTTCGAAATGAAATCAAATCGAATTCCATTTCTATGGCTTTCCAAGGAGCTTTCTCGAAAGATATATTATCTTTGATAGCTATCAACTTAAAGAAAATTCCTAATAGTGACTTTGTTAGCAAAAAAATCTTTGCATTGGTAGTAGAAATGGCTCAAAATGTCCACCATTACTCTGCCAAAAGAGTTTACTCTAAAGAGCTTCAAAGAGATATTGGAATTGGGATATTGACCATAAGCGAAAATGATGATTGTTACATAATAAGCTCAGGGAACTATATTTACCAAAAAGATGGTATAGAAATAGATGACCGATTTGCCAAGATCAACCATTTGTCAAGTGATGAACTGAAAGAACTCTATAAAAAGCAAAGAAAGCAACCCCAAAGAAAAGACAAACCGGGAGCTAACCTTGGCTTTATTGACATGAGAAGAAAGTCAGGGCACCCACTTGATTATATGATAAAAAAAATTGACGAAAACGAATCATTCTTCATCCTTTCAGTGAAAATTAATAAAGTATAG
- a CDS encoding DUF1987 domain-containing protein, with translation MENFYIEGSTYIPRIDFNAETSVLEIEGESYHEYTLEFFQPVFEWLEEYLDEPGKDVTFNFKMTYFNTSSSRRFLEILNMLEEYQEDKEGNVTINWYYEESDIDMLESGEEYKEDVELDFNLIPYTPKVV, from the coding sequence ATGGAAAACTTTTATATTGAGGGATCAACTTATATACCCAGAATAGATTTTAATGCAGAAACTTCAGTTCTTGAAATTGAAGGAGAATCTTACCACGAATATACACTAGAGTTTTTCCAACCAGTTTTTGAATGGCTGGAAGAATATTTAGACGAACCGGGTAAAGATGTCACGTTTAATTTTAAGATGACGTATTTCAATACGAGTTCATCAAGGAGATTTTTGGAAATATTAAACATGCTAGAAGAATATCAGGAAGATAAAGAAGGCAATGTGACCATCAACTGGTATTATGAGGAAAGCGATATAGATATGTTGGAAAGTGGGGAAGAATACAAAGAAGATGTTGAACTTGATTTCAATTTGATTCCCTATACTCCAAAAGTGGTTTAA
- a CDS encoding M3 family metallopeptidase: MNPLLEKWETVLETAPFEEIKTTHFLPAIEEGIKLGKEDIAKITENKEAPTFENTIVALDLAGKLLDRASTIFFNLNSAETNDEIQNLARKISPKLTEYSNDILLNKDLFERILTVYEQRDSLDLDVESQTLLRKSYKSFVRNGAGLEEVDKEKLRAIDKELSQLSLTFGEHLLKETNDFKMVISDEAELEGLPDSAIEAAAIAAKERDLEGKWVFTLDFPSYMAYMTYAKNRARREELFKVFASRGCKGDELDNSEIVKKIVALRSERAKLLGYATHADFVLEERMAESPKRVYSFLEDLLEKGLPAAKADVLEVEEYAKKLDGIDQLQRWDFSYYSEKLKKEKFTIDDEVLKPYFQLEKVVEGVFGVANKLFGLVFTERKNIQVYHPDVTAYEVTHTSGRYIGVYYADYFPRAGKRNGAWMTSYRGQSNYNEVEKRPHVSIVCNFTKPTTSRPSLLTFNEVTTLFHEFGHALHGLLADSKYEGLSGTSVFWDFVELPSQVLENWAYEKECLDMFAIHYETGEKIPEELINKIKDSAKFMEGYATVRQLSFGLLDMAWHQGDGKVEDVMAFEKEAIKRTDLFPEVKGTTSSCAFAHIFQGGYSAGYYSYKWAEVLDADAFEYFKEEGIFNKEVAEKFRENILSAGGSEHPMTLYKRFRGKEPSPDALLKRAGLLN, encoded by the coding sequence ATGAATCCTTTGTTGGAAAAGTGGGAGACGGTATTGGAAACCGCTCCATTCGAAGAAATAAAAACAACACATTTTTTACCTGCGATAGAAGAAGGAATAAAGCTCGGGAAGGAGGATATCGCTAAAATCACTGAAAATAAGGAAGCTCCAACTTTTGAAAATACGATAGTAGCACTTGATCTTGCTGGAAAGTTATTAGATAGGGCATCCACTATTTTTTTTAACTTGAACTCTGCTGAAACCAACGATGAAATTCAAAACTTGGCCAGAAAGATTTCTCCAAAACTAACTGAGTACAGCAATGATATTTTGCTCAATAAAGATCTTTTTGAACGAATTTTGACGGTATATGAGCAAAGAGATTCACTGGATTTAGATGTGGAGTCACAAACTTTGCTCAGAAAAAGTTATAAAAGTTTTGTGAGAAATGGTGCAGGCTTAGAAGAGGTAGATAAAGAGAAATTGAGGGCAATAGACAAAGAACTTTCGCAGCTATCCCTCACTTTTGGAGAACACCTGCTGAAGGAGACCAATGATTTCAAAATGGTGATCAGCGATGAGGCAGAGTTGGAAGGCTTGCCCGATAGTGCTATTGAGGCAGCGGCTATAGCTGCCAAAGAAAGAGACTTGGAGGGGAAGTGGGTGTTTACCCTCGATTTTCCAAGCTATATGGCTTATATGACCTATGCTAAAAACAGGGCTAGGCGTGAAGAATTATTCAAAGTATTTGCATCAAGAGGGTGTAAGGGTGATGAATTAGATAATAGTGAAATAGTAAAAAAAATAGTTGCACTTCGAAGTGAACGAGCAAAGCTGCTGGGCTATGCTACGCATGCTGATTTTGTGTTGGAAGAAAGAATGGCTGAGTCGCCAAAGCGTGTTTATAGCTTTTTAGAAGACCTTTTAGAGAAAGGTTTGCCTGCCGCCAAAGCAGATGTACTTGAGGTAGAAGAGTATGCAAAGAAGCTTGATGGTATTGACCAATTGCAGCGATGGGATTTTTCCTACTATTCTGAAAAGTTGAAAAAGGAAAAGTTTACCATAGACGATGAAGTACTGAAACCTTATTTCCAACTCGAAAAAGTGGTTGAAGGAGTATTTGGTGTGGCAAATAAGCTTTTTGGTTTAGTCTTTACCGAAAGGAAAAATATCCAAGTGTACCATCCAGATGTTACAGCTTATGAAGTAACCCATACTAGTGGGAGGTACATTGGTGTTTATTATGCCGATTACTTTCCTAGGGCAGGCAAGCGAAATGGTGCATGGATGACCTCGTATAGGGGGCAATCCAACTACAATGAGGTTGAAAAAAGACCACATGTATCCATCGTATGTAATTTCACAAAACCGACTACTTCTCGGCCTTCTTTATTGACTTTTAATGAGGTTACCACTCTTTTTCATGAGTTTGGGCATGCGCTTCATGGCTTATTGGCAGATAGCAAATATGAAGGTTTGAGCGGTACAAGTGTTTTTTGGGATTTTGTGGAGCTTCCCTCTCAGGTCCTTGAAAACTGGGCTTATGAAAAAGAATGCCTCGATATGTTTGCTATCCATTATGAAACAGGGGAAAAAATTCCAGAGGAATTGATCAATAAGATAAAGGACAGTGCGAAATTTATGGAAGGTTATGCCACTGTAAGACAGCTGAGTTTTGGCTTGCTGGATATGGCATGGCATCAAGGTGATGGAAAAGTAGAAGATGTGATGGCTTTTGAAAAAGAGGCCATTAAGCGAACCGATTTATTCCCAGAAGTAAAAGGGACAACTTCAAGCTGTGCTTTTGCCCATATATTCCAAGGAGGTTATTCTGCTGGGTACTATAGCTACAAATGGGCAGAAGTATTAGATGCCGATGCATTTGAGTACTTTAAAGAAGAAGGGATATTCAATAAAGAAGTGGCAGAAAAATTCAGGGAAAATATACTTTCAGCAGGAGGTAGCGAGCATCCTATGACGCTTTATAAGAGGTTTAGAGGAAAAGAACCATCTCCAGACGCTTTGCTAAAAAGAGCAGGGCTTCTTAATTAA
- a CDS encoding sulfatase, translating into MNRLVFLSAIFLVCSCNQLKKVDNEQRKLLPPNIIFILADDLGWTQLGCYGSEYYQTPNIDKLAAKGMKFTNAYAAAAVCSPTRASIMTGKYPARLKLTDFIPGNAAADHTLLEPLWQKFLPLEEITVAEALKPKGYTTALFGKWHLSKEKTSPESDAFNPDKQGFDEFFITYKPKNGEKKEDAHNVKAITSRSLSFIEKNAEKPFLLFVSHNSIHDPLTESSETIAKYEKKAGAGEEKNNPTIGAVIEILDNSVGQIVQKVEELGLEEHTMIVFFSDNGGKEAHASQAPLRAGKGWLYEGGIREPLIVRWDKNIEAGSTSEAQVISTDFFPTLLNVAGQDSIQVENLDGEDMLPVLQNTGSISRKSLYWHYPHYHEGSGMRPAGALRKGDYKLIFWYEKYITGANDQVELYNLKNDIGEEHDLAAEMPEKAKELKDEFSKWRRNIGAQLPGIHPNYSTQ; encoded by the coding sequence ATGAATAGGTTAGTCTTTCTTTCAGCCATCTTTTTGGTATGTAGCTGTAATCAGCTTAAAAAAGTTGATAATGAACAGCGCAAACTTCTCCCACCTAATATTATTTTCATTTTAGCAGATGACTTGGGCTGGACACAGCTCGGCTGCTATGGTAGCGAATACTATCAAACCCCAAATATAGATAAGTTGGCAGCCAAGGGGATGAAGTTTACCAATGCCTATGCGGCGGCGGCTGTTTGTTCTCCAACAAGGGCATCCATTATGACAGGGAAATATCCTGCAAGGCTCAAGTTGACTGATTTTATCCCTGGAAATGCTGCGGCTGATCATACGCTTCTTGAACCTCTCTGGCAGAAGTTTTTACCTCTAGAAGAAATAACTGTAGCAGAAGCATTAAAACCCAAAGGCTACACCACGGCGCTTTTTGGTAAGTGGCACTTGAGCAAGGAAAAAACTTCACCAGAAAGTGATGCTTTTAATCCTGATAAGCAAGGTTTCGATGAATTTTTTATTACTTACAAACCTAAAAATGGGGAAAAGAAAGAAGATGCCCACAATGTAAAGGCGATTACTTCTCGCTCTTTGAGTTTTATAGAAAAGAATGCTGAAAAGCCTTTTTTACTATTTGTATCGCACAATTCTATCCACGACCCTCTTACGGAAAGCTCAGAAACAATAGCAAAATATGAGAAAAAAGCTGGGGCGGGTGAGGAGAAAAACAATCCTACAATCGGGGCGGTGATAGAAATACTTGATAACAGTGTGGGGCAGATAGTGCAAAAAGTAGAAGAATTAGGGCTGGAAGAGCATACTATGATCGTGTTTTTCTCTGATAATGGGGGAAAGGAAGCCCATGCATCCCAAGCGCCGCTAAGGGCAGGGAAAGGCTGGTTGTATGAGGGTGGAATACGAGAGCCATTGATAGTCCGCTGGGATAAGAATATTGAGGCAGGAAGCACTTCCGAAGCTCAGGTGATTTCTACAGATTTTTTTCCTACTTTGCTAAATGTTGCAGGGCAAGATTCCATTCAAGTGGAAAATTTAGATGGAGAGGATATGTTACCAGTCTTACAAAATACAGGATCTATTTCTAGAAAATCGCTTTATTGGCATTATCCCCATTACCATGAAGGTTCGGGGATGAGACCCGCTGGTGCGCTAAGGAAAGGAGATTATAAACTTATTTTTTGGTATGAAAAATACATTACTGGAGCAAATGATCAGGTAGAGCTTTATAATTTGAAAAATGATATTGGTGAAGAGCATGATCTGGCAGCGGAAATGCCCGAAAAGGCAAAAGAACTGAAAGATGAATTTAGCAAGTGGAGGAGGAATATTGGAGCACAATTGCCAGGTATCCATCCAAATTACTCTACCCAATAA
- a CDS encoding RNA-binding S4 domain-containing protein, whose product MRIDKFLWAVRLFKTRSLATEACKAGKVLINGQTLKPSREVKEGEEIKVKKMPIWRTYRVKALLKSRVGAKLVEDYIEETTAEEEVKKLELHKLAEQFDRTKGTGRPTKKERRDIEKYFK is encoded by the coding sequence ATGAGAATAGATAAGTTTTTATGGGCAGTAAGGCTTTTTAAAACAAGAAGCTTAGCAACCGAAGCATGCAAGGCGGGGAAGGTATTAATTAACGGCCAAACACTAAAGCCTTCTAGGGAAGTAAAAGAAGGCGAAGAAATAAAAGTAAAAAAAATGCCGATTTGGAGAACATATCGGGTAAAGGCTCTATTAAAAAGCAGAGTTGGGGCAAAACTTGTAGAGGATTATATAGAAGAAACTACAGCAGAAGAAGAGGTAAAAAAATTAGAGTTGCATAAACTCGCCGAACAGTTTGACAGAACAAAAGGCACAGGCAGACCTACTAAAAAAGAAAGGCGTGATATTGAAAAATATTTCAAGTAG
- a CDS encoding caspase family protein, producing the protein MLKTIIKLQPFQIALISFLSQLLVSFGLSAQQPKLQVQTGHASPVHCLDYSPNGKIIASGSEDKSLRLWDAVTGKEIKNFFGHKEGIYALSFRKDGKTIATASSDQTIKLWNIEKETAFRTFYGHRGAINTLQWSDDGSVLASGADDKVIKIWDELGREKHSLDGHRSSVLDLSFHPTHPQLASSGADKLIIIWDLTTGKQVKSFQAHTDSIHSISFTPDGKWLVSAGEDRTVKVWDTSDWSLKQVMFGHAGGVKAVTTDQQSKLIYSGGKDGIIVAWELASGRKVLMMQGHKGSINALSIGDRSDLLASASDDATLATWNSITGRRYQVITSEAASIKTIEWHPEGKQFSFGNKVGMIYSWDAKAGKIIRSIHAHKSQVTSLAYSPDGKYLVSGGKDMLVKVWNTATGKEVRTFQGHFEAVNAVVFLPDGRSVASASSDQTIKIWDINTGKELRNLFGHLGSVNGLSVSADGNLLASGSSDKTIKIWELATGNLKTTFEGHAGVINEVAFSPDTVHLASASNDESIKIWNIATQQQEKSLEGTSAPITSVAYDHTGAFIVSGSTNQITRVWKAHTGKVSRTLFEHDGTVNGAKFSPDGELVISAGEDQQIKIWRLKEGMEILSLIPADKGNNFVVTNPDGYFDGTEKGINNLLHFVLEDYVIPLSALYEKRFSPGLWRAILWGEEEAIADVEVPATFSTPPEVYFTYPRRKQNQGHFKVTQSGLMCDTANIQVKIEAYDQGGGIDEIQLFQNNKLIAVTDSTFRSPAEEGAYKSYTFDIVLAEGINKFTAIALNNDRTESLPDFLEIAFKSFIVPESNLYLFTIGIDEYKNKKYNLNYARTDATAIEAQIVKGGRKIFKNIISRKIYDSEATVENIRATFAEIINQATENDVFIFFYAGHGVMNESRTSREYYLCPHDVTKMYGNERILRNHGLSARELKDLCKKVKAQKQLVLLDACQSGGAARAFSRRGATEEKAIVQLARSTGVALIAASDSEQFAAEVEELGHGVFTYSILKALEGEADSGKGDKKITVGELRVFVEQNIPDISEQYKGVAQYPTVYTSGQDFPIGLIEEE; encoded by the coding sequence ATGCTAAAAACAATTATCAAACTACAACCATTCCAAATAGCCTTAATCAGCTTTTTAAGTCAACTATTGGTTTCTTTTGGCTTATCTGCCCAGCAGCCCAAACTCCAGGTGCAGACAGGACATGCTAGTCCTGTTCATTGCCTCGACTATAGCCCCAACGGCAAAATCATAGCCAGTGGAAGTGAAGATAAAAGCCTCAGATTGTGGGATGCTGTTACAGGTAAGGAAATAAAAAATTTCTTCGGGCATAAAGAAGGCATCTATGCGCTTAGCTTCCGAAAAGATGGCAAAACCATTGCTACAGCAAGTTCCGATCAGACTATTAAGCTGTGGAACATTGAAAAAGAAACTGCTTTCAGGACATTTTACGGTCATAGAGGAGCCATTAATACGCTTCAATGGTCAGATGATGGAAGTGTTCTTGCCAGCGGAGCTGATGATAAAGTTATAAAAATATGGGATGAACTTGGAAGGGAAAAGCATTCTTTGGATGGGCACAGAAGCAGTGTCCTCGATTTATCTTTTCACCCTACCCATCCGCAGTTAGCCAGCTCGGGAGCTGATAAGCTCATTATTATTTGGGATTTGACTACGGGAAAACAAGTAAAATCCTTCCAAGCCCATACCGACTCCATCCATTCCATTTCTTTCACTCCTGATGGAAAATGGCTTGTAAGCGCTGGTGAAGACCGAACTGTAAAAGTTTGGGATACCTCAGATTGGTCTCTTAAGCAAGTGATGTTTGGACATGCTGGAGGAGTAAAAGCGGTAACTACAGACCAACAAAGTAAATTGATTTACAGCGGAGGAAAAGATGGGATAATTGTAGCATGGGAGCTTGCTTCGGGTAGAAAGGTGCTCATGATGCAAGGCCACAAAGGCAGTATAAATGCACTTTCTATTGGCGACAGGTCAGATTTGTTAGCCAGTGCCAGTGATGATGCCACGCTTGCTACATGGAACAGCATCACCGGCAGACGCTATCAAGTAATTACGAGTGAAGCTGCTAGCATCAAAACAATTGAGTGGCACCCTGAAGGCAAACAATTCTCTTTTGGAAACAAAGTAGGAATGATCTACAGCTGGGATGCTAAAGCTGGGAAAATTATTCGCTCCATTCATGCACATAAATCTCAGGTAACATCCCTTGCGTACAGCCCAGATGGGAAATACTTAGTTTCAGGTGGTAAGGATATGCTTGTGAAAGTATGGAACACAGCCACAGGAAAAGAAGTCAGGACTTTCCAAGGGCACTTCGAAGCCGTAAATGCAGTAGTTTTCTTACCCGATGGCAGGTCGGTGGCAAGTGCTAGTAGTGACCAAACTATCAAAATTTGGGATATAAATACTGGTAAAGAACTTCGAAACTTGTTTGGACACTTGGGCAGTGTCAACGGTCTTTCTGTAAGTGCCGATGGAAATTTGCTCGCTAGCGGAAGCAGTGATAAAACCATAAAAATATGGGAGTTGGCTACAGGAAATTTAAAAACGACTTTTGAAGGGCACGCCGGTGTAATTAATGAGGTCGCTTTTAGTCCAGATACAGTTCATTTAGCAAGTGCCAGCAACGATGAAAGTATCAAAATCTGGAATATTGCTACCCAACAACAAGAAAAATCTCTGGAAGGAACTTCAGCACCAATCACTTCGGTTGCCTACGATCACACAGGGGCTTTTATCGTATCGGGAAGTACAAACCAAATTACAAGAGTTTGGAAAGCACATACAGGTAAAGTTTCCCGAACCCTTTTTGAGCACGACGGAACAGTGAACGGTGCTAAATTTAGTCCCGATGGGGAATTGGTAATTAGCGCAGGTGAAGACCAACAAATTAAAATTTGGAGGTTGAAAGAAGGGATGGAAATCCTTTCCCTTATCCCCGCAGACAAGGGAAACAACTTTGTGGTCACTAACCCCGATGGATACTTCGATGGAACGGAAAAAGGGATAAACAACTTGCTCCACTTCGTATTAGAAGATTATGTAATTCCGCTAAGCGCCTTGTATGAAAAACGTTTTTCTCCAGGCTTATGGAGAGCTATTCTTTGGGGTGAAGAAGAGGCTATTGCTGATGTAGAAGTTCCAGCAACTTTTTCCACTCCACCCGAAGTTTATTTCACCTACCCAAGGAGAAAACAGAACCAAGGGCATTTTAAAGTGACTCAAAGTGGGTTAATGTGCGACACAGCCAATATTCAGGTAAAAATAGAGGCGTATGATCAAGGTGGCGGAATAGATGAAATTCAACTTTTCCAAAATAACAAACTTATTGCTGTAACCGATAGCACTTTCAGGTCGCCCGCGGAAGAAGGTGCATATAAATCTTACACATTCGATATCGTATTAGCCGAGGGAATAAACAAGTTCACAGCTATTGCACTAAATAATGATAGAACCGAATCTCTTCCCGATTTTCTGGAAATTGCATTCAAATCTTTTATCGTACCCGAATCGAACCTCTACCTTTTTACCATAGGTATAGACGAGTATAAGAATAAAAAATATAACCTTAATTATGCGAGAACGGATGCTACTGCCATTGAAGCTCAAATAGTGAAAGGAGGAAGAAAAATATTTAAGAATATCATTTCCCGAAAAATTTATGATTCCGAAGCTACAGTCGAAAATATTCGAGCAACTTTTGCGGAAATAATCAATCAAGCTACGGAAAATGATGTATTTATCTTCTTTTATGCTGGGCATGGTGTCATGAACGAAAGCCGCACAAGTAGGGAATATTATTTGTGCCCCCACGATGTCACCAAAATGTATGGAAATGAACGAATACTCAGAAACCATGGCTTATCCGCTAGAGAGTTGAAAGACCTTTGCAAAAAAGTGAAAGCCCAAAAACAATTGGTTTTACTCGATGCATGCCAATCTGGTGGAGCTGCTAGAGCTTTTAGCAGAAGAGGAGCTACGGAAGAAAAAGCAATTGTACAACTTGCGCGGAGTACGGGAGTGGCGTTGATTGCAGCCAGTGATTCGGAACAGTTTGCTGCCGAAGTAGAAGAGCTAGGGCACGGAGTATTTACTTATAGTATTTTAAAAGCTTTAGAGGGTGAAGCAGATTCAGGAAAAGGTGACAAAAAAATCACAGTAGGTGAACTTAGGGTATTTGTAGAGCAAAACATTCCCGATATCAGCGAACAATACAAAGGGGTGGCGCAATATCCAACGGTCTACACCAGCGGACAAGATTTCCCTATCGGCTTAATTGAGGAAGAATAA